In a single window of the Diospyros lotus cultivar Yz01 chromosome 10, ASM1463336v1, whole genome shotgun sequence genome:
- the LOC127811401 gene encoding mitogen-activated protein kinase 19-like isoform X1 yields the protein MQQDQRKKSLKEIDFFTEYGDANRYKILEVIGKGSYGVVCAAMDTHTGEKVAIKKITDIFEHLSDAIRILREVKLLRLLRHPDIVEIKRIMMPPSRRDFKDIYVVFELMESDLHQVIKANDDLTHDHHRFFLYQMLRALKYMHTANVYHRDLKPKNILANANCKLKICDFGLARVAFSDTPTTIFWTDYVATRWYRAPELCGSFFSKYTPAIDIWSIGCIFAEVLTGKPLFPGKSVVHQLELITDLLGSPSAETISGVRNEKARRYLTDMRRKQSVPFTEKFPNADPSALRLLQKLLAFDPKDRPTAEEALADPYFNGLAKLEREPSCQPISKLEFEFERRRVTREDIRELIFREILEYHPQLCKDYMAGNEGPNFLFPSAVGQFRKQFAYLEENGGKSGPVIPPERKHISLPRSTVNSSAVPPKAHPNLALFGGQQVTEEACNSVRVTDTVSGNFLKPSRPPPRVAPAKPGRIVGPVLPFENGRNITSNFYDARVYHRNSNSIAPPTTTSISPHFMPRSNANSAQTRQQPLQSDVATKPVLQRAVTDINGNPYLQRQVKQSQLNEQIAMNAKLLQEQSQLGAIGAAAAVAAASRREGGTAVQFGVS from the exons ATGCAGCAAGATCAGAGAAAGAAG AGCCTGAAAGAGATAGACTTCTTCACTGAATATGGGGATGCAAATAGGTACAAAATACTAGAAGTTATAGGGAAGGGAAGCTATGGAGTTGTTTGTGCTGCGATGGACACACATACTGGTGAAAAggtggctataaagaaaattacTGACATTTTTGAGCACCTTTCTGATGCCATTCGAATCTTACGGGAGGTCAAGTTACTCAGACTTCTACGACATCCTGATATTGTTGAAATCAAGCGCATCATGATGCCACCTTCAAGGCGAGACTTCAAAGACATTTATGTTGTTTTTGAGCTCATGGAATCTGATCTTCACCAAGTCATCAAAGCCAATGATGACTTGACTCACGATCACCATCGGTTTTTCCTCTATCAGATGCTACGGGCATTAAAGTATATGCATACAG CAAATGTGTACCACCGGGatcttaagcccaaaaatatctTGGCAAATGCAAACTGCAAACTTAAAATATGTGATTTTGGCCTGGCCAGAGTTGCATTTAGTGATACACCAACAACAATATTTTGGACG GATTATGTTGCTACAAGATGGTATAGAGCTCCTGAGCTATGTGGATCCTTTTTCTCAAAG TATACACCTGCTATTGATATTTGGAGTATCGGCTGCATCTTTGCGGAAGTATTGACAGGAAAGCCATTGTTTCCTGGTAAAAGTGTTGTTCATCAATTAGAGTTGATCACTGATCTTCTGGGGTCTCCATCCGCAGAGACAATTTCTGGA GTGCGGAATGAGAAGGCAAGGAGATACTTGACAGATATGAGAAGAAAGCAGTCTGTCCCTTTTACTGAGAAATTTCCAAATGCTGACCCGTCAGCACTCCGGTTACTGCAAAAATTGTTAGCATTTGATCCAAAAGATCGACCAACTGCGGAAGAG GCTTTAGCTGATCCTTACTTCAATGGCCTTGCCAAACTTGAGAGAGAACCTTCTTGTCAACCAATCTCAAAGCTAGAATTTGAGTTCGAGAGGCGACGTGTGACAAGGGAGGACATAAGGGAACTAATATTTCGGGAGATACTAGAATACCACCCACAATTGTGTAAAGATTACATGGCTGGGAATGAAGGACCAAATTTTCTCTTTCCCAG TGCGGTTGGTCAATTCAGAAAGCAATTTGCTTATCTCGAGGAAAATGGTGGTAAAAGTGGGCCTGTAATTCCTCCAGAGAGGAAGCACATTTCACTCCCTCG GTCCACAGTTAACTCCAGTGCTGTTCCTCCAAAAGCACACCCAAATTTGGCTTTGTTCGGAGGCCAGCAAGTTACAGAAGAGGCATGTAATAGCGTTAGAGTAACCGATACAGTTTCTGGAAATTTCTTGAAGCCTTCTCGGCCTCCACCTCGGGTGGCTCCAG CAAAACCAGGGAGAATTGTGGGACCTGTGCTACCTTTCGAGAATGGTAGAAATATCACCAGTAACTTCTACGATGCGAGAGTCTATCATCGAAACAGTAACAGTATCGCCCCACCTACTACTACTAGCATCTCTCCGCATTTTATGCCGAGGTCCAATGCCAATTCTGCGCAAACGAGACAGCAGCCACTGCAGAGCGACGTCGCCACCAAACCGGTCCTTCAGAGGGCGGTCACGGATATAAACGGGAACCCATATTTGCAGCGGCAGGTGAAACAGAGCCAATTGAATGAACAGATTGCAATGAATGCGAAATTGCTGCAGGAACAGTCGCAGTTGGGTGCAATtggtgctgctgctgctgttgcaGCTGCTTCTCGCAGGGAGGGTGGAACCGCCGTTCAGTTTGGAGTCTCTTAG
- the LOC127811401 gene encoding mitogen-activated protein kinase 19-like isoform X3, producing MQQDQRKKSLKEIDFFTEYGDANRYKILEVIGKGSYGVVCAAMDTHTGEKVAIKKITDIFEHLSDAIRILREVKLLRLLRHPDIVEIKRIMMPPSRRDFKDIYVVFELMESDLHQVIKANDDLTHDHHRFFLYQMLRALKYMHTANVYHRDLKPKNILANANCKLKICDFGLARVAFSDTPTTIFWTDYVATRWYRAPELCGSFFSKYTPAIDIWSIGCIFAEVLTGKPLFPGKSVVHQLELITDLLGSPSAETISGVRNEKARRYLTDMRRKQSVPFTEKFPNADPSALRLLQKLLAFDPKDRPTAEEALADPYFNGLAKLEREPSCQPISKLEFEFERRRVTREDIRELIFREILEYHPQLCKDYMAGNEGPNFLFPSAVGQFRKQFAYLEENGGKSGPVIPPERKHISLPRSTVNSSAVPPKAHPNLALFGGQQVTEEACNSVRVTDTVSGNFLKPSRPPPRVAPGSYFSKTRENCGTCATFREW from the exons ATGCAGCAAGATCAGAGAAAGAAG AGCCTGAAAGAGATAGACTTCTTCACTGAATATGGGGATGCAAATAGGTACAAAATACTAGAAGTTATAGGGAAGGGAAGCTATGGAGTTGTTTGTGCTGCGATGGACACACATACTGGTGAAAAggtggctataaagaaaattacTGACATTTTTGAGCACCTTTCTGATGCCATTCGAATCTTACGGGAGGTCAAGTTACTCAGACTTCTACGACATCCTGATATTGTTGAAATCAAGCGCATCATGATGCCACCTTCAAGGCGAGACTTCAAAGACATTTATGTTGTTTTTGAGCTCATGGAATCTGATCTTCACCAAGTCATCAAAGCCAATGATGACTTGACTCACGATCACCATCGGTTTTTCCTCTATCAGATGCTACGGGCATTAAAGTATATGCATACAG CAAATGTGTACCACCGGGatcttaagcccaaaaatatctTGGCAAATGCAAACTGCAAACTTAAAATATGTGATTTTGGCCTGGCCAGAGTTGCATTTAGTGATACACCAACAACAATATTTTGGACG GATTATGTTGCTACAAGATGGTATAGAGCTCCTGAGCTATGTGGATCCTTTTTCTCAAAG TATACACCTGCTATTGATATTTGGAGTATCGGCTGCATCTTTGCGGAAGTATTGACAGGAAAGCCATTGTTTCCTGGTAAAAGTGTTGTTCATCAATTAGAGTTGATCACTGATCTTCTGGGGTCTCCATCCGCAGAGACAATTTCTGGA GTGCGGAATGAGAAGGCAAGGAGATACTTGACAGATATGAGAAGAAAGCAGTCTGTCCCTTTTACTGAGAAATTTCCAAATGCTGACCCGTCAGCACTCCGGTTACTGCAAAAATTGTTAGCATTTGATCCAAAAGATCGACCAACTGCGGAAGAG GCTTTAGCTGATCCTTACTTCAATGGCCTTGCCAAACTTGAGAGAGAACCTTCTTGTCAACCAATCTCAAAGCTAGAATTTGAGTTCGAGAGGCGACGTGTGACAAGGGAGGACATAAGGGAACTAATATTTCGGGAGATACTAGAATACCACCCACAATTGTGTAAAGATTACATGGCTGGGAATGAAGGACCAAATTTTCTCTTTCCCAG TGCGGTTGGTCAATTCAGAAAGCAATTTGCTTATCTCGAGGAAAATGGTGGTAAAAGTGGGCCTGTAATTCCTCCAGAGAGGAAGCACATTTCACTCCCTCG GTCCACAGTTAACTCCAGTGCTGTTCCTCCAAAAGCACACCCAAATTTGGCTTTGTTCGGAGGCCAGCAAGTTACAGAAGAGGCATGTAATAGCGTTAGAGTAACCGATACAGTTTCTGGAAATTTCTTGAAGCCTTCTCGGCCTCCACCTCGGGTGGCTCCAGGTTCTTATTTCTC CAAAACCAGGGAGAATTGTGGGACCTGTGCTACCTTTCGAGAATGGTAG
- the LOC127811401 gene encoding mitogen-activated protein kinase 19-like isoform X2, which produces MDTHTGEKVAIKKITDIFEHLSDAIRILREVKLLRLLRHPDIVEIKRIMMPPSRRDFKDIYVVFELMESDLHQVIKANDDLTHDHHRFFLYQMLRALKYMHTANVYHRDLKPKNILANANCKLKICDFGLARVAFSDTPTTIFWTDYVATRWYRAPELCGSFFSKYTPAIDIWSIGCIFAEVLTGKPLFPGKSVVHQLELITDLLGSPSAETISGVRNEKARRYLTDMRRKQSVPFTEKFPNADPSALRLLQKLLAFDPKDRPTAEEALADPYFNGLAKLEREPSCQPISKLEFEFERRRVTREDIRELIFREILEYHPQLCKDYMAGNEGPNFLFPSAVGQFRKQFAYLEENGGKSGPVIPPERKHISLPRSTVNSSAVPPKAHPNLALFGGQQVTEEACNSVRVTDTVSGNFLKPSRPPPRVAPAKPGRIVGPVLPFENGRNITSNFYDARVYHRNSNSIAPPTTTSISPHFMPRSNANSAQTRQQPLQSDVATKPVLQRAVTDINGNPYLQRQVKQSQLNEQIAMNAKLLQEQSQLGAIGAAAAVAAASRREGGTAVQFGVS; this is translated from the exons ATGGACACACATACTGGTGAAAAggtggctataaagaaaattacTGACATTTTTGAGCACCTTTCTGATGCCATTCGAATCTTACGGGAGGTCAAGTTACTCAGACTTCTACGACATCCTGATATTGTTGAAATCAAGCGCATCATGATGCCACCTTCAAGGCGAGACTTCAAAGACATTTATGTTGTTTTTGAGCTCATGGAATCTGATCTTCACCAAGTCATCAAAGCCAATGATGACTTGACTCACGATCACCATCGGTTTTTCCTCTATCAGATGCTACGGGCATTAAAGTATATGCATACAG CAAATGTGTACCACCGGGatcttaagcccaaaaatatctTGGCAAATGCAAACTGCAAACTTAAAATATGTGATTTTGGCCTGGCCAGAGTTGCATTTAGTGATACACCAACAACAATATTTTGGACG GATTATGTTGCTACAAGATGGTATAGAGCTCCTGAGCTATGTGGATCCTTTTTCTCAAAG TATACACCTGCTATTGATATTTGGAGTATCGGCTGCATCTTTGCGGAAGTATTGACAGGAAAGCCATTGTTTCCTGGTAAAAGTGTTGTTCATCAATTAGAGTTGATCACTGATCTTCTGGGGTCTCCATCCGCAGAGACAATTTCTGGA GTGCGGAATGAGAAGGCAAGGAGATACTTGACAGATATGAGAAGAAAGCAGTCTGTCCCTTTTACTGAGAAATTTCCAAATGCTGACCCGTCAGCACTCCGGTTACTGCAAAAATTGTTAGCATTTGATCCAAAAGATCGACCAACTGCGGAAGAG GCTTTAGCTGATCCTTACTTCAATGGCCTTGCCAAACTTGAGAGAGAACCTTCTTGTCAACCAATCTCAAAGCTAGAATTTGAGTTCGAGAGGCGACGTGTGACAAGGGAGGACATAAGGGAACTAATATTTCGGGAGATACTAGAATACCACCCACAATTGTGTAAAGATTACATGGCTGGGAATGAAGGACCAAATTTTCTCTTTCCCAG TGCGGTTGGTCAATTCAGAAAGCAATTTGCTTATCTCGAGGAAAATGGTGGTAAAAGTGGGCCTGTAATTCCTCCAGAGAGGAAGCACATTTCACTCCCTCG GTCCACAGTTAACTCCAGTGCTGTTCCTCCAAAAGCACACCCAAATTTGGCTTTGTTCGGAGGCCAGCAAGTTACAGAAGAGGCATGTAATAGCGTTAGAGTAACCGATACAGTTTCTGGAAATTTCTTGAAGCCTTCTCGGCCTCCACCTCGGGTGGCTCCAG CAAAACCAGGGAGAATTGTGGGACCTGTGCTACCTTTCGAGAATGGTAGAAATATCACCAGTAACTTCTACGATGCGAGAGTCTATCATCGAAACAGTAACAGTATCGCCCCACCTACTACTACTAGCATCTCTCCGCATTTTATGCCGAGGTCCAATGCCAATTCTGCGCAAACGAGACAGCAGCCACTGCAGAGCGACGTCGCCACCAAACCGGTCCTTCAGAGGGCGGTCACGGATATAAACGGGAACCCATATTTGCAGCGGCAGGTGAAACAGAGCCAATTGAATGAACAGATTGCAATGAATGCGAAATTGCTGCAGGAACAGTCGCAGTTGGGTGCAATtggtgctgctgctgctgttgcaGCTGCTTCTCGCAGGGAGGGTGGAACCGCCGTTCAGTTTGGAGTCTCTTAG